A genomic window from Qingrenia yutianensis includes:
- a CDS encoding copper amine oxidase N-terminal domain-containing protein, whose translation MKKLFISILMSISICAVSSAVYARIEPCALEFKPYGGGTFIYENNIESVTRDDLSDTSNPDPTYIMKNKSLKTGKYSVFITNLNFTGVKDENGEIIENGFSVEVDGLFETNSSAVVKITALGFEMPDVKTLYSRANKQKYEDSWSCLNAWSDYLQTPIYQVGSYKRYEPIEFSPVQFGVNSDKKVWISEFIKNYSAVPYLKPVNILMDFEVVSGSVDFDIAALKSNGILKDRSHHDYNAKDGNFKRERQYKGIAQTLPKVCANLSFSVNKSDKDGDFLPVTVYNQYNTAGKLTDKWVTNLNPQNDKWSRDICAESDMLKIKYLDESKLDFYGESVPDGVKTPWWFFDVFHTDTINPSQEKVKQNENKFIPNRNVSRYEDNLLEACNLGNYGVKVNYKVSVKNNCDYDRYVYYNLETGSNNIVMLYDENMNRVNNYALSKGNKADGTLDTMACVKLEKGKTTVFYLDVILPANNNGGMLNSFVLKDAPIDITFDERAFEVAQKGMKTDGKSFLVWNNSCLYKSDNFSDYTEIPLSDEAKKIFGTEGANFDIVKGDNGYIAKWGAYDGAPSYFESVLKFYNKVYIFDDNFNLVSEKTFDAYPTEIGFASGKYYVCAGKNYYTENAKDWFELSTVNIPSNNGKFDVASTKYGYFFMSADKMPFMKIDYDGEFPKYIESFDGVFYYTDFDTLYLSDNGIYFEKFNPGYDIITLDKIGDEILVNNRERIKIPTFEKLPVIALNNEIMGFSHKPVLKDGEYFISARKILEKCDCDVIYNEETGEITVKKVFLTASAKIGDTKCTKNGTDYEIGAPFVSEGEIYLPIEFFEKIMDFKCEKNEDINFIRFVS comes from the coding sequence ATGAAAAAACTTTTCATTTCAATTTTAATGTCAATCTCAATTTGCGCGGTATCTTCTGCGGTATATGCGCGCATTGAGCCGTGCGCTCTCGAGTTTAAGCCGTACGGGGGCGGTACGTTTATATACGAAAACAACATTGAGTCGGTGACGCGTGACGATTTGTCCGATACGTCCAACCCCGACCCTACATATATAATGAAGAATAAATCGCTCAAAACGGGAAAATATTCCGTTTTTATAACCAATCTTAATTTTACGGGCGTGAAGGACGAAAACGGCGAAATCATCGAAAACGGATTTTCCGTTGAGGTGGACGGACTTTTTGAAACAAATTCGTCCGCGGTTGTGAAAATCACCGCGCTCGGCTTTGAAATGCCCGACGTGAAAACGCTTTATTCGCGCGCAAACAAGCAGAAATACGAGGACAGCTGGAGCTGTCTTAACGCGTGGTCGGACTATCTTCAGACGCCGATTTATCAGGTAGGCTCGTACAAAAGATACGAACCTATCGAGTTTTCGCCCGTTCAGTTCGGCGTAAATTCGGATAAAAAAGTGTGGATAAGCGAATTTATAAAAAATTATTCCGCAGTGCCGTATCTTAAACCCGTCAACATTTTAATGGATTTTGAGGTTGTGTCGGGCAGTGTGGATTTTGACATTGCCGCGCTTAAATCGAACGGAATTTTGAAAGACCGTTCGCACCACGACTACAATGCGAAAGACGGAAATTTCAAGCGCGAAAGACAGTACAAGGGCATTGCGCAAACGCTTCCGAAGGTGTGTGCAAACCTTAGTTTTTCGGTAAACAAGAGCGATAAGGACGGCGATTTTCTGCCCGTCACGGTTTACAATCAATACAACACCGCGGGCAAGCTGACCGACAAATGGGTGACGAATTTAAATCCGCAAAACGACAAGTGGTCGCGCGACATCTGCGCCGAGTCGGATATGCTCAAAATTAAATATCTTGACGAGTCCAAGCTTGATTTTTACGGCGAAAGCGTTCCCGACGGCGTGAAAACTCCGTGGTGGTTTTTTGACGTTTTCCATACCGACACAATAAATCCGTCGCAGGAGAAAGTTAAGCAAAACGAGAATAAATTTATCCCCAACCGCAACGTTTCGCGTTATGAAGATAATCTCTTGGAGGCGTGCAATCTCGGAAACTACGGCGTTAAGGTGAATTACAAGGTGAGCGTTAAAAATAACTGCGATTATGACCGATACGTTTATTACAACCTTGAAACAGGCTCGAACAACATTGTTATGCTGTACGACGAAAATATGAACCGAGTGAACAATTACGCGCTGTCAAAGGGCAACAAGGCGGACGGCACGCTTGACACAATGGCTTGCGTAAAGCTTGAAAAGGGCAAAACGACGGTGTTTTATCTCGACGTTATTTTGCCGGCGAACAACAACGGCGGTATGCTCAATTCGTTTGTTTTAAAGGACGCGCCGATTGACATAACGTTTGACGAGCGCGCTTTTGAGGTTGCGCAAAAGGGTATGAAAACCGACGGAAAATCGTTTTTGGTGTGGAACAATTCATGCCTTTACAAAAGCGATAATTTTTCCGATTACACCGAAATTCCGCTCTCCGACGAGGCGAAAAAGATTTTCGGCACAGAGGGCGCAAACTTTGACATTGTAAAAGGCGACAACGGCTATATCGCAAAATGGGGCGCGTACGACGGTGCGCCGTCATATTTTGAAAGCGTTTTGAAATTTTACAATAAGGTGTATATTTTTGATGATAATTTTAATCTTGTAAGCGAGAAAACGTTTGACGCATATCCTACCGAAATAGGCTTTGCGTCGGGAAAATATTACGTTTGCGCGGGCAAGAATTATTACACCGAAAACGCGAAAGACTGGTTTGAATTATCCACCGTCAACATTCCGTCCAACAACGGAAAATTCGACGTTGCGTCAACAAAATACGGCTACTTCTTTATGTCGGCGGACAAAATGCCGTTTATGAAAATCGACTACGACGGCGAATTTCCCAAATATATCGAAAGCTTTGACGGTGTGTTTTACTACACCGATTTCGACACGCTTTATCTTTCGGACAACGGCATTTATTTTGAAAAATTCAATCCGGGTTACGATATAATCACGCTGGACAAAATCGGTGACGAAATTTTGGTCAACAACCGCGAAAGGATTAAAATTCCGACGTTTGAAAAGCTTCCCGTTATCGCGCTGAACAACGAGATTATGGGATTTTCGCATAAACCCGTTTTAAAGGACGGCGAGTATTTTATCAGCGCGCGCAAAATTTTGGAAAAGTGCGACTGCGACGTTATATATAATGAAGAAACGGGCGAAATCACCGTGAAAAAGGTGTTTTTGACGGCGAGCGCAAAAATCGGCGATACAAAATGCACCAAAAACGGCACGGATTACGAAATCGGCGCGCCGTTTGTATCGGAGGGCGAAATTTATCTTCCGATTGAATTTTTTGAGAAAATTATGGACTTTAAATGCGAAAAAAATGAGGACATCAATTTTATAAGATTTGTTTCGTAA
- a CDS encoding YgiQ family radical SAM protein, with product MKKDFLPISKEDMQKRKIKQLDFVYVSGDAYVDHPSFGHAIITRVLESEGFTVGIIAQPNWKDCEEFKKLGAPKYAFLVSAGNIDSMVNHYTVNKKIRHTDLYSPGGEAFKRPDRATIVYCNRIREAYPDAKIIIGGVEASLRRFAHYDYWDNKVRRSIIFDSRADVLTYGMGEKIITELAHALKDGKEISETDIDGCVYVRSNIDYLENYIEVPPFEEVSSDKVKYAKATADEYYEQDPIRGRAIVQKCQGKYLVQNKPMMPLSTSELDRVYSLPYMRTYHPIYEKDGGVPAIKEVKFSITNTRGCYGGCNFCALTFHQGRMVTSRSEKSVLKEAESLTHEPDFKGYIHDVGGPTANFYGPACKKQLTKGTCRAKRCLYPEPCKNLEIDHKRYMRLLQKMREIPKIKKVFIRSGIRYDYLIHDKNEEFFYYLAKNHVSGQLKVAPEHISDNVLSKMGKPSRAVYDKFADKFYEINKKIGKEQYLVPYLMSSHPGSTLNEAIELAEYIKAHNLHPEQVQDFYPTPFTISTCMFYTGLDPFTLKEVYVPRTFEEKQMQRALLQFTKKENYTLVLKALKLAHREDLIGYGKNCLIRPPKPLAERERAESRQNSNHGAKQKGRKQTGSRQNTKQNSKNSANRGGTKNGKNSGRKSGFAKGKKRS from the coding sequence ATGAAAAAAGATTTTTTACCCATATCCAAAGAGGATATGCAAAAGCGGAAAATTAAACAGCTCGATTTTGTGTACGTCAGCGGTGACGCATATGTAGACCACCCGAGTTTCGGTCACGCAATTATCACGCGCGTGCTTGAAAGCGAGGGTTTCACCGTAGGTATAATCGCCCAGCCGAACTGGAAAGACTGCGAGGAATTTAAAAAGCTCGGCGCGCCGAAGTACGCATTTTTGGTGTCGGCAGGAAACATCGACTCTATGGTGAACCACTACACGGTTAACAAAAAAATCCGCCATACCGACCTGTATTCCCCCGGCGGTGAGGCGTTCAAACGTCCCGACAGGGCGACAATCGTGTATTGCAACCGCATACGCGAGGCATACCCCGACGCAAAAATTATAATCGGCGGTGTTGAGGCAAGTCTGCGCCGTTTTGCGCATTACGACTACTGGGACAACAAGGTGCGCCGTTCGATAATTTTCGACAGCCGTGCCGACGTTCTCACCTACGGAATGGGCGAAAAAATCATCACCGAGCTTGCGCACGCGCTAAAGGACGGAAAGGAAATTTCCGAAACGGATATTGACGGCTGTGTTTACGTCCGCTCAAATATAGATTATCTTGAAAATTATATCGAAGTCCCGCCGTTTGAGGAGGTTTCGTCGGACAAGGTTAAATACGCAAAAGCCACCGCGGACGAATATTATGAGCAGGACCCAATCCGCGGACGTGCGATAGTGCAGAAATGCCAGGGGAAATATCTTGTGCAGAACAAGCCTATGATGCCCCTTTCCACAAGCGAGCTTGACAGGGTTTATTCTCTGCCGTATATGCGCACCTACCACCCGATTTACGAAAAGGACGGCGGTGTGCCGGCAATAAAAGAGGTTAAATTTTCCATAACCAACACGCGCGGTTGCTACGGCGGATGCAACTTTTGCGCGCTCACTTTTCATCAGGGCAGAATGGTTACAAGCCGAAGCGAAAAGAGCGTTTTGAAAGAGGCGGAAAGCCTTACGCACGAGCCGGATTTTAAGGGTTATATCCACGACGTGGGCGGTCCGACGGCGAATTTTTACGGACCGGCGTGCAAAAAACAGCTTACAAAAGGCACGTGCAGAGCAAAACGCTGTCTTTATCCCGAGCCGTGCAAAAATCTTGAAATCGACCACAAAAGGTATATGCGCCTTTTGCAGAAAATGCGCGAAATTCCCAAGATTAAAAAGGTTTTCATTCGTTCGGGCATACGCTACGACTATCTTATTCACGATAAAAACGAAGAATTTTTCTATTATCTCGCAAAAAACCACGTCAGCGGTCAGCTTAAAGTTGCGCCCGAGCACATCAGCGACAACGTTTTGTCCAAAATGGGCAAGCCGAGCCGTGCTGTTTACGATAAATTTGCAGATAAATTTTATGAAATAAACAAGAAAATCGGCAAGGAGCAGTATCTTGTGCCGTATCTTATGTCGAGCCACCCGGGAAGTACGTTAAACGAGGCAATCGAACTTGCCGAGTACATTAAGGCGCACAATCTCCACCCCGAACAGGTGCAGGATTTCTACCCCACGCCTTTCACAATTTCGACCTGTATGTTTTACACAGGGCTTGACCCGTTCACCTTAAAAGAGGTGTACGTTCCGCGCACGTTTGAGGAAAAGCAAATGCAGCGCGCGCTTTTGCAGTTTACGAAAAAAGAAAATTACACGCTTGTGTTAAAAGCGCTTAAGCTTGCGCACCGCGAAGATTTAATCGGTTACGGCAAAAACTGCCTTATACGTCCGCCGAAACCCCTTGCCGAGCGCGAGCGGGCAGAAAGCAGACAAAACTCAAATCACGGCGCAAAGCAAAAAGGCAGAAAACAGACCGGCTCAAGGCAAAATACAAAACAAAACAGCAAAAATTCGGCAAACAGAGGAGGAACAAAAAATGGCAAAAATTCTGGACGGAAAAGCGGTTTCGCAAAGGGTAAAAAACGCTCTTAA
- a CDS encoding QueT transporter family protein, which produces MKKSIYIVHSAVIAAIYIALTWAFAPISFGHNIFQLRVSEALCILPLFTPGAVFGLFAGCFLSNLLFGGLGIIDLVLGSLATLIGASLTYALRKKNPLIAIFPPVIVNALIVGGYLKFLLFTNIHAYVIMGYTFLGEFLAVYVLGFPLYLALKKHASKIFRNNF; this is translated from the coding sequence ATGAAAAAATCAATTTACATTGTACATTCGGCGGTGATTGCCGCAATTTACATCGCGCTGACGTGGGCGTTTGCACCCATAAGTTTCGGGCACAACATCTTTCAGCTCCGCGTTTCCGAGGCACTCTGTATTCTGCCTCTTTTCACGCCCGGCGCGGTTTTCGGGCTTTTTGCAGGGTGCTTTCTGTCAAATCTTCTGTTCGGCGGACTGGGCATAATCGACCTTGTTTTGGGAAGTTTGGCAACGCTTATCGGCGCGTCGCTCACATACGCACTGCGAAAGAAAAATCCGCTTATTGCAATTTTTCCGCCCGTCATTGTGAACGCGCTTATTGTGGGCGGATACCTTAAGTTTTTACTCTTTACAAATATACACGCGTATGTTATAATGGGATATACCTTTTTGGGGGAATTTTTGGCGGTTTACGTGCTCGGATTTCCGCTTTATCTCGCGCTTAAAAAGCACGCGTCAAAAATTTTCCGAAATAATTTTTAA
- the folD gene encoding bifunctional methylenetetrahydrofolate dehydrogenase/methenyltetrahydrofolate cyclohydrolase FolD, with the protein MAKILDGKAVSQRVKNALKDETEKFVEKYGIKPGLAVVIVGDDPASRVYVNSKKKACAEIGYYSEEHALPESTTEGELLSLVEKLNGDEKIHGILVQLPLPKHINEEKIINAINPKKDVDAFHPVNVGKIMIGNFDFLPCTPAGVMELINEAGIDLTGKNCVVVGRSNIVGKPQAMLLLHKNATVTICHSKTKNIKEITKNADVLVAAVGRAQMFDGDYIKDGAVVIDVGMNRLENKKLVGDVDFESAAKKASCITPVPGGVGPMTIAMLMKNTLTAAKNAVLGK; encoded by the coding sequence ATGGCAAAAATTCTGGACGGAAAAGCGGTTTCGCAAAGGGTAAAAAACGCTCTTAAAGATGAAACGGAAAAATTCGTTGAAAAATACGGCATAAAACCCGGACTTGCGGTAGTTATCGTGGGCGACGACCCCGCGTCGCGCGTTTACGTAAACTCAAAAAAGAAAGCGTGCGCCGAAATCGGCTATTATTCCGAGGAGCACGCACTGCCCGAAAGCACAACCGAGGGCGAACTTTTATCACTCGTTGAAAAACTCAACGGTGATGAAAAAATCCACGGAATTTTGGTTCAGTTACCGCTTCCGAAACACATAAACGAAGAAAAAATCATAAACGCGATTAACCCCAAAAAGGACGTTGACGCGTTCCACCCCGTGAACGTCGGCAAAATTATGATCGGCAATTTCGATTTTCTGCCTTGCACACCGGCAGGTGTTATGGAGCTTATAAACGAGGCAGGCATTGACCTTACGGGCAAAAACTGTGTTGTCGTCGGCAGAAGCAACATTGTGGGCAAACCCCAGGCAATGCTTCTTTTGCACAAAAATGCGACGGTCACAATCTGCCATTCCAAAACGAAAAACATCAAAGAAATCACCAAAAACGCGGACGTTTTGGTTGCCGCGGTGGGCAGAGCGCAGATGTTTGACGGCGATTATATAAAAGACGGCGCGGTGGTTATCGACGTCGGAATGAACCGTCTTGAAAACAAAAAACTTGTCGGCGACGTTGATTTTGAGTCCGCCGCAAAAAAAGCGTCCTGCATCACACCCGTGCCGGGCGGTGTCGGACCAATGACCATTGCAATGCTTATGAAAAACACCCTCACCGCCGCGAAAAATGCGGTTTTGGGGAAATAA
- a CDS encoding cell wall hydrolase has protein sequence MKKTIFLLTLVLTLSLAVFTQSAFASAPSALKQGASSYEVTTLQTILKNQGYFNSEITGYYGTETKNAVTKFQKANGLTADGIFGTNTRNALYAAASQHYLRTYDDNDIYWLSRLIEAEAQGESYTGKVAVGNCVLNRVITDSYPNNVVKVIFDTNYGVQYQPTKNGTIYNTPSQSSVNAAVAALEGARPVGKCLFFYNPRTSASSWIKNNRQYYTSIGNHDFHI, from the coding sequence ATGAAAAAAACAATTTTTCTTTTGACTCTCGTTTTGACACTTTCGCTTGCGGTATTTACGCAAAGCGCATTTGCGAGCGCACCGTCCGCTTTGAAACAGGGTGCAAGCTCGTATGAGGTGACAACTTTGCAGACAATTCTTAAAAATCAGGGATATTTTAATTCGGAAATAACGGGTTATTACGGAACCGAAACGAAAAATGCGGTGACAAAGTTCCAGAAAGCAAACGGTCTTACCGCGGACGGAATTTTCGGCACAAACACGCGTAATGCGCTGTATGCCGCCGCATCACAGCATTATCTGCGCACATACGACGACAACGATATTTACTGGCTTTCGCGTCTTATCGAGGCAGAGGCGCAGGGCGAAAGCTACACGGGCAAAGTCGCGGTGGGAAACTGCGTTTTGAACAGGGTTATCACCGACAGCTACCCGAATAACGTTGTAAAGGTTATTTTCGATACAAACTACGGCGTGCAGTATCAGCCGACGAAAAACGGCACGATATACAACACACCGTCGCAAAGCAGTGTCAACGCGGCGGTTGCGGCGCTCGAGGGCGCGCGTCCCGTGGGAAAATGCCTGTTTTTCTATAATCCGCGCACATCTGCAAGCAGTTGGATTAAAAATAACCGTCAGTATTATACATCAATAGGAAACCACGATTTTCATATATGA